The proteins below come from a single Timaviella obliquedivisa GSE-PSE-MK23-08B genomic window:
- a CDS encoding HEAT repeat domain-containing protein, with protein MNAQDLAMHSLPASHRLNQPGLEAAIDLLKGGDFHDRWDAVKIISACGDEAIAPLLPLLQTDDWELQWFIVRILGNLQNPKIIPTLVALIKASHADVASRAAGVLSSFGEIAIAPLAALLDHEPTQLLVMQALAQIHHPQVIPYLLQEIEDADVRAVAIEALGHFHHAPEIPPVLRAALQDRTAAVRRAAVVGLGFQAECHPVDWLHWLQPLLQDVDGEVAQQTAIALGRVGTPAAVAVLNQALLNPALQVSRPGLTVEVIRAIARVGTDLSGLQTYLQTATPTGKQEAIAVLGRVEHLPAKGQAAEILLQLLESQPDVREKQAIAFSLGQLGRIEAMESLIQLLADADASVRFHAIAALKQLEPQAAYQRLAGMADEASSSALQNGVAIALREWGDR; from the coding sequence ATGAATGCTCAAGACTTAGCTATGCACTCTCTGCCTGCTTCCCACCGACTCAACCAGCCAGGTCTGGAGGCAGCAATAGACCTGCTGAAGGGGGGCGATTTTCACGATCGCTGGGATGCGGTTAAAATTATTTCTGCTTGTGGAGACGAAGCGATCGCCCCGCTCCTGCCCCTCCTCCAGACCGATGATTGGGAATTGCAATGGTTCATCGTTCGCATTTTAGGAAACCTGCAAAACCCTAAGATTATTCCGACCTTGGTAGCGCTAATTAAAGCGAGTCATGCTGACGTTGCGAGCAGGGCGGCTGGGGTGCTGTCGAGTTTCGGAGAAATAGCGATCGCCCCTTTAGCGGCTCTGCTAGACCATGAGCCAACGCAGCTTTTAGTGATGCAAGCCCTAGCTCAAATTCACCATCCTCAGGTCATTCCGTATCTGCTTCAAGAGATTGAGGATGCTGATGTTCGAGCAGTTGCTATTGAAGCTTTAGGGCATTTCCATCATGCGCCTGAAATTCCGCCCGTGCTAAGAGCGGCTTTGCAAGATCGGACAGCGGCGGTTCGCCGAGCAGCGGTTGTGGGGCTAGGGTTTCAGGCTGAATGTCATCCAGTAGATTGGCTCCATTGGCTCCAGCCTCTTTTGCAAGATGTGGATGGCGAGGTAGCACAGCAAACCGCGATCGCCCTGGGTCGCGTGGGCACGCCCGCGGCTGTGGCGGTTCTTAATCAGGCTCTTCTCAATCCGGCTTTACAGGTTTCCCGTCCAGGTCTAACTGTAGAAGTTATTCGAGCAATCGCTAGAGTCGGTACCGATTTGAGCGGTTTACAGACCTATCTTCAAACCGCTACGCCGACCGGGAAACAAGAAGCGATCGCGGTGCTGGGGCGGGTGGAACATTTGCCAGCAAAAGGGCAGGCGGCTGAAATTTTGCTTCAGCTTTTAGAATCTCAACCCGACGTTCGGGAGAAGCAAGCGATCGCCTTTAGCCTCGGTCAATTAGGGCGGATTGAAGCGATGGAGTCACTCATTCAACTCTTAGCCGATGCAGATGCCAGCGTACGATTTCATGCGATCGCAGCACTCAAGCAGCTTGAGCCCCAGGCAGCCTATCAGCGGTTAGCAGGGATGGCGGATGAGGCATCAAGTTCGGCATTGCAGAATGGAGTGGCAATCGCGCTAAGGGAATGGGGCGATCGGTAG
- a CDS encoding UPF0175 family protein: MQITIELPDDIAQRLAQTVNNLPQRALESLVVEAYRDELLTHAEVGRILNLPSRWDIDAFLKQAGADLHYDPDDLQADLETLHRLRMDSPLPE; encoded by the coding sequence ATGCAAATCACGATCGAACTTCCTGACGATATTGCCCAACGACTCGCTCAAACCGTCAATAACTTACCCCAACGAGCGCTAGAATCTCTTGTGGTTGAAGCTTACCGGGATGAACTGTTGACTCATGCAGAAGTCGGGCGCATTCTTAACTTGCCTTCCCGCTGGGATATTGATGCCTTTCTGAAACAGGCAGGAGCAGACCTGCACTATGACCCCGACGACCTGCAAGCTGATCTTGAAACCTTGCACCGATTGAGAATGGACAGCCCCCTGCCCGAATGA
- a CDS encoding ABC transporter ATP-binding protein/permease, with protein sequence MSKLTRAGDRPSQRPLLRLIQYGRAYRQQIGLAILCSVLNKFFDLAPPVLIGVAVDVVVKKQDSLIARWGIVDIQQQFLLLAVLTFIVWSLESAFEYAYARLWRDLAQKIQHDLRIDAYSHLQELELEYFESRSTGGLMAILNDDVNQLERFLDFGANEVLQVLTTVLVIGTGFFLVAPSVAWMAILPMPFILWGSLAFQNLLAPRYAEVRERVSFLSSRLSNNFSGIVTIKSFVTEDYEVQRLTRESEAYRKSNHQAIVLSAAFVPLIRIIIFLGFTALLVYGGLEAVAGRMAIGTYSTLMFMIQRLLWPLTRLGETLDQYQRAMASTNRVMGLLDTPIAMNSGARFLGEATAIQGDIVLQDVSFAYRDRLPVIERLSLHIPAGKTIAIVGSTGSGKSTLVKLLLRFYEVQSGTIFIDNIALPELQIRDLRRAIGLVSQDVFLFHGTVLENITYGSPSATLAEAIAAAKIAEAEEFINGLPQGYDTIVGERGQKLSGGQRQRLAIARAILKNPPILILDEATSAVDNETEAAIQRSLEKITKNRTTIAIAHRLSTIRNADRIYVMEQGRLVEQGRHEELLEKQGIYANLWRVQMGEVKP encoded by the coding sequence TTGTCTAAACTTACTCGCGCTGGCGATCGCCCCTCACAGCGCCCGCTGCTTCGCCTCATTCAGTATGGACGGGCTTACCGTCAGCAAATAGGGTTAGCGATTCTTTGCTCGGTGCTCAACAAATTTTTTGACCTAGCACCGCCTGTTCTCATTGGCGTTGCGGTCGACGTTGTGGTTAAAAAGCAGGACTCGTTAATTGCTCGGTGGGGCATTGTGGATATTCAACAGCAGTTTTTATTGCTGGCAGTTTTAACGTTTATTGTTTGGAGTCTGGAGTCTGCTTTTGAATATGCCTATGCTCGTCTTTGGCGCGATCTAGCACAAAAGATTCAGCATGATTTGCGAATTGATGCTTACAGTCATTTGCAAGAACTAGAACTAGAATACTTCGAGTCGCGCAGTACGGGCGGGTTGATGGCAATCCTCAACGATGATGTCAATCAGCTAGAACGCTTTTTAGACTTTGGTGCGAACGAAGTTTTACAAGTTTTAACTACGGTGTTAGTCATTGGCACAGGATTCTTTCTTGTCGCTCCTAGCGTGGCATGGATGGCGATATTACCGATGCCGTTCATCCTCTGGGGATCATTGGCGTTTCAAAATTTACTAGCTCCTCGCTATGCTGAAGTCCGCGAGCGAGTCAGTTTTTTAAGCAGTCGGCTTTCCAATAATTTCAGCGGCATTGTCACCATTAAAAGCTTTGTGACCGAAGATTATGAAGTACAGCGTCTCACCCGCGAAAGCGAAGCCTACCGAAAAAGCAACCACCAAGCGATCGTCCTTAGTGCCGCCTTTGTACCGCTAATTCGCATCATCATTTTTCTGGGCTTTACCGCCCTTTTAGTCTATGGCGGATTGGAAGCAGTTGCTGGCAGGATGGCAATAGGAACATATAGCACGTTAATGTTTATGATTCAGCGTTTGCTGTGGCCGCTAACGCGACTAGGCGAAACGCTAGATCAGTATCAACGGGCAATGGCTTCAACCAATCGGGTCATGGGTTTGCTAGATACACCGATCGCCATGAATTCGGGAGCAAGATTTTTAGGCGAAGCAACAGCGATACAGGGAGATATCGTGTTGCAGGATGTGTCGTTTGCCTACCGCGATCGCCTTCCCGTGATTGAACGTCTGTCTCTACACATTCCAGCCGGAAAAACGATCGCCATTGTCGGTTCTACAGGTTCAGGAAAAAGCACATTGGTTAAACTGCTGCTGCGATTTTATGAAGTTCAGTCAGGCACTATTTTTATTGACAACATTGCCCTCCCAGAGTTGCAGATTCGAGATTTGCGACGGGCGATCGGATTAGTCAGTCAGGACGTATTTTTATTCCACGGAACGGTGCTAGAAAATATTACCTATGGCAGCCCTAGCGCCACTTTAGCAGAAGCGATCGCTGCCGCCAAAATTGCAGAAGCGGAAGAGTTTATTAATGGATTACCCCAAGGCTACGACACGATTGTAGGAGAGCGAGGGCAAAAACTTTCAGGAGGGCAACGACAACGCTTAGCGATCGCCCGCGCCATCTTAAAAAATCCACCGATTTTAATTTTAGATGAAGCCACTTCGGCAGTCGATAATGAAACCGAAGCCGCAATTCAGCGATCGCTAGAAAAAATCACGAAGAACCGTACCACAATTGCGATCGCCCATCGGCTTTCTACCATTCGCAATGCCGATCGTATTTATGTCATGGAACAGGGAAGATTAGTGGAACAAGGACGACATGAAGAATTGCTGGAAAAACAGGGCATCTACGCAAATTTGTGGCGAGTGCAAATGGGAGAGGTAAAGCCGTAG